The Leifsonia sp. ZF2019 DNA segment CGCACATGGTCACCCGCCAGTTCCCCCAGCCCGCCGAGCTCCTCGAGCTGATGAAGTTCAAGAAGCCGGAGCTCGACGCGAAGAAGCGCCGCCTGCAGGGCGCACTCACGATCGAGGACCTGCAGCGCATCGCCAAGCGCCGCACCCCGAAGGCCGCCTTCGACTACACCGAGGGCGCCGCGGAGGGCGAGCTCTCGCTGGCCCGCGCCCGTCAGGCGTTCCAGGACATCGAGTTCCACCCGTCGATCCTGAAGGACGTGTCGGTCGTCGACACCTCGTGCGAGATCTGGGGCGGCCCCTCCGCCCTCCCGTTCGGCATCGCACCGACCGGCTTCACGCGCCTGATGCAGACCGAGGGCGAGGTCGCGGGCGCCGGAGCCGCCGGAGCCGCAGGCATCCCGTTCACCCTCTCCACGCTCGGCACGACATCCATCGAGGACGTGAAGGCGGCCAATCCGGCCGGCCGCAACTGGTTCCAGCTCTACGTCATGCGCCAACGCGAGATCTCGTACGAGCTCGTGCGCCGCGCCGCCGCGGCCGGATTCGACACCCTGTTCTTCACCGTGGACACGCCGGTCGCCGGCGCTCGCCTGCGCGACAAGCGCAACGGCTTCTCGATCCCGCCGCAGCTCACGCTCGGCACGATCGTCAACGCCATCCCGCGCCCGTGGTGGTGGTACGACTTCCTCACGACGCCCAAGCTGGAGTTCGCGTCGCTGTCGTCGACCGGCGGCACCGTCGGCGACCTGCTCGACGCCGCGATGGACCCGTCGATCAGCTTCGACGACCTGAAGATCATCCGCGACCTGTTCCCGGGCAAGATCGTCGTCAAGGGCGTGCAGAACGTCGAGGACTCCGCCAAGCTGGTCGATCTCGGCGTCGACGGCATCGTGCTCTCGAACCACGGCGGCCGCCAGCTCGACCGCGCGCCCATCCCGTTCCACCTCCTGCCCAAGGTGGTGCAGGAGGTCGGCCACCACACCGAGGTCGCGATCGACACCGGCATCATGAACGGCGCCGACATCGTCGCCGCGTACGCGCTCGGCGCCAAGTTCACCCTCATCGGCCGCGCGTACCTGTACGGCCTGATGGCGGGAGGCCGCGCGGGCGTCGACCGCACCATCCGCATCCTGTCGGACCAGATCGTCCGCACCATGCAGCTGCTCGAGGTCTCGTCGCTCGCCGAGCTGACGCCGGGGCACGTCACCCAGCTGCAGCGCCTCGTGCCGGTCGGCGCGACCAGCTCCGCCGCCGTCCGCTGAGAGGGGCGGCGACGGTGCAGGGGCTACTCGCAGCCGACCCCGTCGCCGTCGCGGTCCAGGTCGTAGATGTCCGTCCCGACGACCTGCACCGGCCCGCTGACGTAGGAGGGTCCGTTGCCGCTGCCGCCGGCGCAGTCGACATCCGAGTCGATCGGGACGCAGGCTCCGGAGTAGTTCGGGTCGCAGGTCCCCTGCTGCTGCGGCGGCGGGGCGGCTTCTGCGGCCGGAGCCGGCTGTCGCGTGCCCACACTCGTGACCTGATCGACGGGCGGTGTGGTCACGGTCTCGGAGACGAGGGTGCGCGACGTCTCCGCCCCGTCGACCAGCGTGACGCTGTACCGGCGCGTGGTGACGCCGTCGCGCCCCTCCGTCGTGACCGAGCGGACGCCGGCATCGAGGCCGGGGTCGTCGACGGTCGTCGACGCGAACGGGAGGGCGACCTCCACGTCGACGGTGGTCACCTCGATCTGCGGCGTGTGCGGCACCGAGGCGGTCGGCACCGACACGAATGAGGAGGCGTCGGACTCGGCGACCTCTGCCGGAGCGCGCCCGCCCGCGGCGTAGGCGGACACACCGACCACGACCGCCAGGGCGGCTGCGGCGGCGGCGATCGGCCAGCCCAGCGTGGTCAGCCTGCGTCGCGTCACGTTCGCTCCTTCGGGTCGTGCTCGCTGCAGTCTGCCGAGTGCGACCGCGCACGGCAAGGACCCGAACGAGGGGCGGACGCTACGCCGACGGGATCCGGGAGACCATGACGAATTCGTTGTACTGGAAGACCTTGCCCGCCGCGCGCGGGAAGGGGAACGAGTAGTGGCGCTCCGGCCGCACACCGATCCTCTCGCTGAGCCGCGCCAGGCCGTCGAAGTCGACGAAGCTGACGTGGGTCGCGTCGCTGCGGTAGCCGACCTCCTGCGGGGTGATGAAGCAGACCCGGCCGCCGGGCTTGATGTACCGGAGGTAGTCCGTCAGCAGGGAGACCGCGAAATCCGCGTCGAGGTGCTCGACCAGATGCGCGGCGAGCATGGAGTCGAAGGCGCCGGGCACCGCGTACTCGGTCGACGGGAACTCGTCGGAGGTGAACGCCGTCAGGCCGCGCGCCCGCGCGATCTCGATCGACGCCGCGTTGTGGTCGACGCCGACCCCGTTGTTGCCGAGGTGCGCGAGGTTGCGGCCCAGTCCGCAGCCGACGTCCAGCACCCGGCCGAGCCGCAGGCGGCGGATGTTCCAGCGGTACGGCGCCTGCACGTTCAGCGTGCGCCTCCACCACGATCCGTCGAGCCGCCGGAGCCGTTCGGCGTACTCGTCGCCCGCCGTGCCCTCGCCCGTGCCTGCGTCCGGCGTCCCGTCCGCCATCAGCTCACGCCATCGTCTGTTCGCATGGCCCTAGGCTAGCGCCGATGCCACCAGCCCTCTCATAGGTAACTACCCCTACGATCGGTGGAGGAATGTCCGCACTCGGATGGGATGAACTGAATGGCAACGGGTAGAGGGGCCTCCGGCCCGAGCAAACGCGACCGTCGCGAAGAGGCGCGCGAGACCGCGCGCCTCATGCGCGAGGAGGCCGCGAAGAAGGCGAAGCGCCGTAAGGTCATCGTCCAGAGCTCCGTGATCGTCGGTGTGCTCGCGGTGCTCACGGTCGTCGGCCTCGTCATCTACTCGAGCGTCAGCGCCTCGACCAACGTC contains these protein-coding regions:
- a CDS encoding alpha-hydroxy acid oxidase — translated: MVTRQFPQPAELLELMKFKKPELDAKKRRLQGALTIEDLQRIAKRRTPKAAFDYTEGAAEGELSLARARQAFQDIEFHPSILKDVSVVDTSCEIWGGPSALPFGIAPTGFTRLMQTEGEVAGAGAAGAAGIPFTLSTLGTTSIEDVKAANPAGRNWFQLYVMRQREISYELVRRAAAAGFDTLFFTVDTPVAGARLRDKRNGFSIPPQLTLGTIVNAIPRPWWWYDFLTTPKLEFASLSSTGGTVGDLLDAAMDPSISFDDLKIIRDLFPGKIVVKGVQNVEDSAKLVDLGVDGIVLSNHGGRQLDRAPIPFHLLPKVVQEVGHHTEVAIDTGIMNGADIVAAYALGAKFTLIGRAYLYGLMAGGRAGVDRTIRILSDQIVRTMQLLEVSSLAELTPGHVTQLQRLVPVGATSSAAVR
- a CDS encoding G5 domain-containing protein; the protein is MTRRRLTTLGWPIAAAAAALAVVVGVSAYAAGGRAPAEVAESDASSFVSVPTASVPHTPQIEVTTVDVEVALPFASTTVDDPGLDAGVRSVTTEGRDGVTTRRYSVTLVDGAETSRTLVSETVTTPPVDQVTSVGTRQPAPAAEAAPPPQQQGTCDPNYSGACVPIDSDVDCAGGSGNGPSYVSGPVQVVGTDIYDLDRDGDGVGCE
- a CDS encoding class I SAM-dependent methyltransferase, giving the protein MADGTPDAGTGEGTAGDEYAERLRRLDGSWWRRTLNVQAPYRWNIRRLRLGRVLDVGCGLGRNLAHLGNNGVGVDHNAASIEIARARGLTAFTSDEFPSTEYAVPGAFDSMLAAHLVEHLDADFAVSLLTDYLRYIKPGGRVCFITPQEVGYRSDATHVSFVDFDGLARLSERIGVRPERHYSFPFPRAAGKVFQYNEFVMVSRIPSA